A stretch of the Dioscorea cayenensis subsp. rotundata cultivar TDr96_F1 chromosome 4, TDr96_F1_v2_PseudoChromosome.rev07_lg8_w22 25.fasta, whole genome shotgun sequence genome encodes the following:
- the LOC120258879 gene encoding uncharacterized protein LOC120258879: protein MASMPTWTPLHLELKVLHQHPTPFMAVTRIINPRSSVSVGKLSLLSARCSFVKRASNSDGVPAEASPKPSDVGVIKDNASSGPGYVGLFVRMLGLDNDPLDREQAVVTLWKYSQGGKDCIDGVVRFPGCINLVVSLLKLDSMTTCEAAAGLLRTISSVSIHRDVVIECGAVEEIVGLLCKSCLTSEVKEQSLGALWNLSTDEKVAVKIAKSDFLPMLIKFLDDEEIKVKEGAGGVLANLALTPTNHSNLVEAGVIPKLASLLKTKDDGFKVIRKEAKTTLLELCKDEYFRILVTEEGLVRVPLVGAAAYKAFKPVSYSWPSLPDGTEIQKNSRPSRYGASELLLGLNVRDNLNLSEAKMNAMIGRSQQQFLARIGAIELEDGRKVHSDSSQRQQYTLLPWIDGVARLVLILGLEDISAISRAAYSIADAATSEHMRISFKEAGAVRLLVQLLDHSNDGIKEAAALALDRLSNSSEVRRTIDAEGVLSPLINILKSKNTSQSLLEKVVNILSRIFDPGKDVKQKNKAINGSSEVVLTNAHSSDKIEGSSKQLDTFLQPDLTTREMIDSGVIARFVETFRISSPDLQVKIVSILDYVVTSELHVTALIEAGIESGLDAVFEQGSSNVVEDDDDSKLEEDIVKAEEIGLVIAAASRLLSKLLDFEQFRRGIDSRSFVFKLRNILRSNIPLHAKEWAAACLVKLEAHFGSLADLGHRIDMEVTLYETIPRLVEQIRTSAFDESQEAAAQELYEVVASRGLVECSRAIATCGGIFPLVKLIDEGHALEASLAILYNLSMDSENHPAIIAAGAVPILKRIVLTKGPQWTRALHLLRTLPT from the exons ATGGCGTCCATGCCTACCTGGACACCGCTCCATCTAGAGCTTAAGGTTCTCCACCAGCATCCCACTCCTTTCATGGCGGTGACGAGAATCATCAACCCTCGCAGCAGCGTCTCTGTTGGTAAGCTCAGCCTTCTCTCCGCCCGTTGTTCATTCGTGAAGCGCGCCAGCAACAGTGATGGCGTCCCGGCCGAAGCCAGCCCCAAACCTTCC gaTGTTGGAGTAATTAAGGACAATGCTAGTTCTGGCCCTGGCTATGTTGGCTTGTTTGTTCGAATGCTTGGTCTAGACAATGATCCCTTGGACAGGGAGCAGGCAGTAGTTACTCTTTGGAAGTATTCCCAAGGGGGGAAGGATTGTATTGATGGCGTTGTGCGATTTCCTGGCTGCATTAACCTTGTAGTCAGCCTACTCAAGTTAGATTCTATGACCACCTGTGAAGCAGCTGCAGGCCTTTTACGAACTATTTCATCAGTAAGCATACACCGAGATGTAGTGATTGAATGTGGAGCAGTTGAAGAAATTGTTGGTCTTCTGTGTAAATCATGTTTGACATCAGAG GTAAAGGAGCAAAGTCTAGGTGCCTTATGGAACTTGTCTACTGATGAGAAAGTGGCTGTGAAGATAGCTAAAAGTGACTTCTTACCGATGCTTATTAAGTTCCTTGATGATGAGGAAATAAAGGTGAAGGAGGGAGCTGGTGGAGTTTTGGCAAATTTGGCTTTGACTCCTACTAACCATAGTAATTTGGTAGAGGCTGGTGTGATTCCAAAACTG GCATCTCTGTTGAAAACCAAAGATGATGGCTTTAAAGTAATTAGGAAAGAAGCAAAAACGACATTATTAGAACTTTGCAAGGATGAATACTTCAGAATCCTTGTCACTGAAGAGGGTCTTGTTCGAGTCCCTTTAGTTGGTGCTGCCGCATATAAAGCTTTCAAACCAGTTTCTTATTCATGGCCCTCATTACCTGATGGAACAGAAATTCAAAAGAATTCACGCCCTTCAAGATATGGTGCTTCTGAGTTACTTCTTGGTTTGAATGTCCGTGACAACCTCAATTTATCTGAAGCAAAGATGAATGCCATGATTGGACGTTCACAACAGCAATTTCTTGCAAGAATTGGAGCTATTGAGTTGGAGGATGGAAGAAAAGTTCATTCAGATTCTTCACAGAGGCAGCAGTATACTCTTTTGCCCTGGATTGATGGTGTTGCTCGTCTAGTTCTGATTCTTGGACTTGAAGATATTTCTGCAATATCCAGAGCTGCTTATTCTATTGCTGATGCGGCAACGAGTGAACATATGCGGATCTCATTCAAGGAAGCTGGAGCAGTTAGACTTTTAGTTCAGCTGCTAGACCATAGCAATGATGGTATTAAAGAGGCAGCAGCACTTGCACTGGATAGGTTGTCTAACAg CTCTGAAGTTCGCCGGACAATTGATGCTGAGGGCGTGTTGAGTCCCCTGATTAACATACTTAAGTCCAAAAATACTTCACAGAGTCTGTTAGAGAAG GTTGTGAATATACTTTCTCGGATTTTTGACCCAGGCAAGGATGTGAAACAAAAG AACAAAGCAATCAATGGATCGTCAGAAGTGGTACTTACTAATGCACACAGTTCTGATAAAATTGAAGGATCAAGCAAACAATTGGACACCTTTCTTCAGCCTGATTTAACTACGAG GGAGATGATAGATTCTGGGGTGATAGCTCGCTTTGTTGAAACATTTAGGATCTCATCTCCAGATTTACAAGTGAAGATTGTTTCCATCCTTGACTATGTTGTGACCTCTGAGTTGCATGTAACTGCATTAATTGAAGCTGGCATTGAATCAGGACTTGATGCTGTTTTTGAACAGGGATCTTCTAATG TCgtggaagatgatgatgacagTAAGCTAGAGGAGGACATTGTTAAAGCTGAAGAGATTGGTCTTGTGATTGCTGCAGCATCCAGATTGCTCTCAAAATTATTAGACTTTGAACAATTTCGACGTGGCATTGATTCTAGAAGTTTTGTATTTAAATTGCGTAATATCCTGAGATCCAACATCCCTCTTCATGCGAAAGAGTGGGCTGCAGCCTGTCTGGTAAAGCTTGAAGCTCATTTTGGGTCACTTGCTGATCTTGGGCACCGTATTGATATGGAAGTAACACTCTACGAGACAATTCCAAGACTCGTTGAACAAATAAGAACTTCGGCTTTTGATGAATCACAAGAGGCTGCTGCCCAAGAATTATATGAGGTGGTGGCCTCTAGAGGGCTGGTGGAGTGCAGTAGAGCAATTGCAACTTGTGGAGGGATATTTCCACTTGTAAAACTGATTGATGAGGGTCATGCACTAGAGGCTAGCTTGGCCATCTTGTATAACCTCAGTATGGACAGTGAGAATCATCCGGCTATAATTGCTGCCGGTGCAGTGCCAATATTGAAGAGGATAGTTCTTACAAAAGGGCCGCAATGGACACGTGCACTTCATCTGCTAAGGACGCTGCCAACATGA